Proteins encoded within one genomic window of Glycine soja cultivar W05 chromosome 1, ASM419377v2, whole genome shotgun sequence:
- the LOC114423888 gene encoding adenine phosphoribosyltransferase 3-like isoform X1, which produces MSAYKDQDPRLHGIKTKIRVVPNFPKSGLMFLDITTLLLDPKAFKDTIDLFVERYKGKNISVVAGIEARGFIFGPPIALAIGAKFVPLRKPKKLPGKVISQEYILEYGRDCLEMHVGAVEPGERALVVDDLIATGGTLCAAMDLLERVGAEVVECACVIELPELKGRERLNGKPLCVLVEYVDI; this is translated from the exons ATGTCGGCTTACAAAGACCAGGATCCCCGTCTTCATGGCATCAAAACTAAGATTCGTGTCGTCCCCAATTTCCCCAAATCcg GTCTTATGTTCCTAGACATTACTACTCTATTGCTTGATCCCAAAGCATTTAAGGACACAATAGATTTGTTCGTGGAGCGGTACAAGGGCAAAAACATTTCTGTTGTTGCAG GAATTGAAGCTCGAGGTTTTATTTTTGGTCCCCCCATTGCGCTGGCTATAGGAGCAAAGTTTGTACCATTGAGGAAACCAAAGAAGTTGCCTG GAAAAGTTATTTCTCAAGAATATATTCTGGAATATGGAAGGGACTGTCTTGAGATGCATGTTGGAGCTGTTGAACCTGGTGAGCGTGCTTTAGTGGTTGATGATTTGATTGCAACTGGCGGAACACTCTGTGCCGCTATGGACTTGTTAG AACGTGTGGGAGCAGAAGTAGTGGAGTGTGCATGTGTAATTGAATTACCAGAATTGAAG GGTCGTGAACGTTTGAACGGGAAGCCCTTGTGCGTGTTGGTGGAATATGTGGATATATGA
- the LOC114423888 gene encoding adenine phosphoribosyltransferase 3-like isoform X2, with protein MSAYKDQDPRLHGIKTKIRVVPNFPKSGLMFLDITTLLLDPKAFKDTIDLFVERYKGKNISVVAGIEARGFIFGPPIALAIGAKFVPLRKPKKLPGKVISQEYILEYGRDCLEMHVGAVEPERVGAEVVECACVIELPELKGRERLNGKPLCVLVEYVDI; from the exons ATGTCGGCTTACAAAGACCAGGATCCCCGTCTTCATGGCATCAAAACTAAGATTCGTGTCGTCCCCAATTTCCCCAAATCcg GTCTTATGTTCCTAGACATTACTACTCTATTGCTTGATCCCAAAGCATTTAAGGACACAATAGATTTGTTCGTGGAGCGGTACAAGGGCAAAAACATTTCTGTTGTTGCAG GAATTGAAGCTCGAGGTTTTATTTTTGGTCCCCCCATTGCGCTGGCTATAGGAGCAAAGTTTGTACCATTGAGGAAACCAAAGAAGTTGCCTG GAAAAGTTATTTCTCAAGAATATATTCTGGAATATGGAAGGGACTGTCTTGAGATGCATGTTGGAGCTGTTGAACCTG AACGTGTGGGAGCAGAAGTAGTGGAGTGTGCATGTGTAATTGAATTACCAGAATTGAAG GGTCGTGAACGTTTGAACGGGAAGCCCTTGTGCGTGTTGGTGGAATATGTGGATATATGA